gttaacaaATAGTACTCTTTTTCCTGAGATTCAGAGCCACTGTTGTCAAATGGATGCTAGTAGCAATGGAATAGCAGAAAGGAAGAGTACGAATGGAGGAAGAGAAGTTGTCATCAATGTTTCCGGCGAGGAACCATCAAGAGTTTCTTTTAAGATGGATTCACCAGAGACCGAGAAAGCAGTGTCCACCAACACCAACAAGAGCTCCTCTCCTGAAACCTCCAAGCAGCTTATTGGTAGCCCTAACAAGCCTCCTAGAGCTCCTCCAAACCACCCGAGCAGCGAAGGTTTAACTCAGAGGAGATCTTTTGCTAGATCGGTTTACTCCAAACCCAAGTCCCGGTTTGTCGAACCATCTACCCCCGTAGACGCAACTAACCTAGAGGGGGAAGTTAAGGAGCCGCTCGGTGCTGTTATTTCCATTAGCAGAGGTTCTCCGAACAACAAATCAACAAGGAGCGCCGGTTCAGCAACGCCGAGCAAAGCAGCCGAGGTGGAGAAAGACGAAGACGAAGAGATCTACAAGAAGGTGAAGCTCAGCAAAGAGATGCGGAGAAGAGTGACCCCACTGACGTTGATAGAGCTAGCTTTCTTTATAGCGGTGTTAAGCTCCCTGGTCGCTAGCTTAACCATCGACGTCCTCAAAACCTACACCATGTGGGGGCTAGAAGTGTGGAAATGGTGCGTGCTCGTGATGGTCACGTTCAGCGGGATGCTGGTGACGAACTGGTTCATGCACCTCGTCGTCTTCCTCATCGAGACCAACTTTCTCCTGAGGAGGAAAGTGCTCTACTTTGTGCACGGGTTGAAGAAGAGCGTGCAAGTCTTCATATGGCTCAGCTTGGTCCTCGTGGCTTGGGTGTTTCTCTTCAACCGCGACGTGCATCGATCCTCTACAGCCACGAAGATCCTCACCGCTATAACACGGACTCTCATCTCCCTCCTCACGGGAGCCTTCCTCTGGCTGGTGAAAACGCTCTTGCTTAAAATCCTGGCGGCGAACTTCAACGTGGTTAACTTCTTCGACAGGATTCAAGAATCTGTTTTCCACCAGTACGTGCTCCAGACGCTCTCCGGTCCTCCGCTTATGGAGGAGGCGGAGAGGGTCGGGCGGGAGCCGAGCACGGGGCATTTGAGTTTCACCAGCGTGGGGAAGAAAGGAACGGTTAAAGGGAAGAAAGTGATTGACATGGGGAAAGTTCATAGGATGAAGCGTGAGAAAGTATCTGCGTGGAATATGAGGGTTCTTGTCGAAGCCGTTAGGACTTCTGGTCTCTCTACGATCTCTGACACGTTGGATGAGACGGCTTACGGTGATGGGAAAGAGCAGGCTGAGAAAGGAGAGATTACTAGTGAGATGGAGGCTTTGGCTGCTGCTTACCATGTCTTTAGAAATGTCGCTCAGCCTCTCTGCAGGTGAGAATAACAACAATGTTCCTAATGCTTTTTAACTCTTATACCTGCGGGTTTGGGTGGTTCGGTTCAACATAAATTTTACCAAATTAACCTGTAATAAAATTTGGTTCGGTATACAGTTAGTTTGGCTTTTGAAAATACTACCAAAGCTTTTGATTTTCTattagattttggtttaattttgttaaatttccTGAAAAATTCTGTTAATTTCGGTTAGTtcggttcaaaattttggtcaatttatagtattattttataaacgaAAACTGTACCGAAAAccgaattttttttctaaaacctaCCGAATCGAACCAAACTTCTAACCGAACTAACTGAGCCTAATGGTTTCGGTTCGGCGTGTCCAGTTTGGACAAAAAATCCTAGGCCTAATTCTTGTGTATTCTGTAATGATAATCTCTTGTCTTGGTTTGTTGTCTCAGCTACATAGAGGAAGAAGACCTGCTTAGGTTCATGATTAAAGAAGAGGTTGATCTCGTGTTCCCTTTGTTTGACGGTGCTGCTGAGACCGGGAGAATCACCAGAAAAGCTTTCACAGAATGGGTGGTAAGTCTCCTCAAAACACGTTCATGctctttgttttcttgatgTTAACCACTTTTTGTTGTGTTTGCTATTTTGATCAGGTTAAGGTGTACACTAGCAGGAAAGCTCTAGCACATTCCTTAAACGACACAAAAACAGCGGTTAAGCAGTTAAACAAACTCGTGACAGCGATCTTGATCGTTATTACGATCGTCATTTGGCTGCTGCTACTAGAAGTAGCAACGACCAAAGTTTTGCTGTTCTTCTCCACTCAACTCGTTGCTCTTGCTTTTATAATCGGAAGCACTTGCAAGAACCTCTTTGAGTCCATTGTGTTTGTCTTCGTCATGCATCCTTTTGATGTCGGTGATCGCTGCGTTGTCGACGGTGTCCCGGTAAAAAACTCTCCACCGAAGATCCGTTTCATTCAATATATTATACGTTTAGCTTTGTTACATGGTTGAAGTTTATTTACAGATGCTGGTTGAAGAAATGAATCTGTTAACGACGGTGTTCTTGAAACTCGACAACGAGAAAGTGTATTATCCGAACAGTGTTTTGGCCACGAAACCGATAAGCAACTACTTCAGAAGTCCAGATATGGGAGAAACTGTGGAGTTCTCTATCGCATTTTCAACACCAGTCTCTAAGATTGCACATCTCAAAGAAAGAATCGCTGAGTAAGTAGTATCATTTGAAACTCTTCTTGTGGGATTAGTTTTAGATCAAATCTTGAAAGAGTTATTTGGGTTTGGTGTGTGGAAACaaatcaggtacttggagcaGAACCCGCAGCATTGGTCACCGATACACACGGTGGTGGTTAAGGAGATAGAGAACATGAACAAGCTGAAGATGGCTCTATACAGCAACCACACCATCACGTTTCAGGAATACAGAGAGAGGAATATCAGAAGAACCGAGCAGTCTTTGGCGATTAAGAAAATGTTGGAGGATCTTCACATCGATTACACTCTCCTTCCTCAACAAGTCCTTCTCACCAAGCTCGACAAAAATTAGAGTAGAAAACTGGTTtggttttttactttttttactaAACCGTTTTTTAAGAGATTATTATCAAATGTTGCAGTACTCTGTTTTATCTTAGACTTTTTAGAGTAGAAGATGAAATCAATATTCCAAAACTCCTAAACCGACCCAAGTCAGTTCCccatattttaacatataagaCCTCGGGAATCACATTGGTCTGATATTTCAGTAGATGATGATAAGAATCTGTTTTATTAGTTTCAATATAAGTTCAGATTACTATATTACATGCATGTAGAGTCTTATTTGCATGATTTCTGGTTACGTATTAAGTAGTATTGATTAGTCATGTGATCTTTTGAACTTCATTTCATGCTCAAAGGGACGACACAGAGCTTTGGTCATACATGCATATCGTGCTAttcactttgtttttttttttgtttaatggcTCTTCGTTTAATTATTCTATTAAATGTAAGGTTGGTTGATCCAAAACTATAAACTCATAACTAATTAATCATAATGCTCACTATTATTTACTTATTATGCTATATACATTCCAATAACTATCAaaccaaatatatttaatcgattcagatacaattttttttaatatttaaaattatgtttcttagaaatattataaaaataatctaataatataaaaaatctatttttgtgaaacaagaaaaaaatctacaaaaacTTATTTTGGAGAACGGATGGAATATTGTTCTGAACCGCTGGACATGCTCAAACTAGACAAGAAGGGCATTAATATTCTCTACGTGTCGCATGCATGTGGTACCAATGCAATATGCGCGTCTGTGTATAATTAAGGCCTATAATTAACGTATCCATCATTCAATGATCTCAATACAATGTAATTTACTTAAATTCATTACGTATTATGTGCAATCATTAATTAGGAGTGAGTGGGAGTATTGTTGTATGCAAATACATTTCACGATCTTTGATTCGATAATTTACTTCGTTAACTATCCTTAGTTGTTGATTTGGCAACAAGAAATAAGCGTTCTTGGCGGAATAATTTAATCCGCCGCATTGAATAAAAATACGCCGTTATATATACTCATCAaactattttgtttgtttgactAGTTGTATTGTATATGACAAAGTTAGcatttgtaattttataaaaacaagcatatgttttatatatatcttgGTAACTCACCCATATAACAATATcaatgataattttataatagttttagtcTTATATAATCAAGTTcctcaataaaaaaaaagttgtaaaaccaaaataaattaaaatgactTGACATGGACTGAGAATGGTCCATGTCTACGTGCGACCGTGCGTGTGATATATATTTGCgttatgtaaaaaataaattgattgTTGAAAGAAGTAATGAGAAAGATTGTAATCGAAACTTTCTTTAAGATGATCAAAGTGAAAAAGAGAAGTAAAGCAAAAGCTCTCTCCCCACTTTCTCTGTTCCCATGGAAGCATCAGTACTTCATGTTCATCCATCTCTACAAATCCtttcactttattttaaaactacactttctttaattttattttctttttgcaattttataaaactttaatatattCACGATCCGCTCAATCACCCTTTGCTTCTCACTTGGATATCGAATTTCTCGATTCTCCCTCTCTTTCTTTATACACACCAACCACTTTCACATGTGTATGTATATGCGtgtgcttctttttttttaacaaaaaaatatattcgaagctgagctatatatatatatctatccAAACAATATAGAATTAGAACGTTTTCTAGAAAACTAAAATTCTATGGGACATtactgttttaaaaaatttcgaagtcattgacttaaaaaaaataaacgtaCATTCTACATGAAACAATTGCTAGTGAAGCAGCatgtttatttgattttattgaaCATTAAGTATCAGTCACGGTTCTGCTGCTACATACATTATGCATGTTCTAAATTTCCCTTTCACACCTTAATCTACGAGTTTTTCTTACAGAATTTAAATGTACATATAGAGATGAAAAACTCAGTTCATATATAAAGTGTTCGCATTCATGAAAATTTGGATCTAAAGCATGTGATAGTTAGATCGAAAAAGAGAAAGTTGGTAGCTTGATTTTTGTGTTTCCTTTGGGATCTTCAAccattttaatcaattatcacACAAAGCATTTTACTTTGCACGTAACGGATACCTCTCGAGTCTCGACAATATCATTGCCGATCTATACTATTacttatgaagtgattttgctgatttgtcacattctccttgattttacttaatttattatttatcatattcttattagtttttttgattaaatcatcaatttattcatttatataatattctttgattttagctaatatctgtttatttgtcatatgcttattagtttttagattaaatcatcaatttattaatttaaataatataaatatttcgaacttcctaattaatt
The sequence above is drawn from the Raphanus sativus cultivar WK10039 chromosome 7, ASM80110v3, whole genome shotgun sequence genome and encodes:
- the LOC108816947 gene encoding mechanosensitive ion channel protein 10; translated protein: MDASSNGIAERKSTNGGREVVINVSGEEPSRVSFKMDSPETEKAVSTNTNKSSSPETSKQLIGSPNKPPRAPPNHPSSEGLTQRRSFARSVYSKPKSRFVEPSTPVDATNLEGEVKEPLGAVISISRGSPNNKSTRSAGSATPSKAAEVEKDEDEEIYKKVKLSKEMRRRVTPLTLIELAFFIAVLSSLVASLTIDVLKTYTMWGLEVWKWCVLVMVTFSGMLVTNWFMHLVVFLIETNFLLRRKVLYFVHGLKKSVQVFIWLSLVLVAWVFLFNRDVHRSSTATKILTAITRTLISLLTGAFLWLVKTLLLKILAANFNVVNFFDRIQESVFHQYVLQTLSGPPLMEEAERVGREPSTGHLSFTSVGKKGTVKGKKVIDMGKVHRMKREKVSAWNMRVLVEAVRTSGLSTISDTLDETAYGDGKEQAEKGEITSEMEALAAAYHVFRNVAQPLCSYIEEEDLLRFMIKEEVDLVFPLFDGAAETGRITRKAFTEWVVKVYTSRKALAHSLNDTKTAVKQLNKLVTAILIVITIVIWLLLLEVATTKVLLFFSTQLVALAFIIGSTCKNLFESIVFVFVMHPFDVGDRCVVDGVPMLVEEMNLLTTVFLKLDNEKVYYPNSVLATKPISNYFRSPDMGETVEFSIAFSTPVSKIAHLKERIAEYLEQNPQHWSPIHTVVVKEIENMNKLKMALYSNHTITFQEYRERNIRRTEQSLAIKKMLEDLHIDYTLLPQQVLLTKLDKN